The following proteins come from a genomic window of Streptomyces liliiviolaceus:
- a CDS encoding S41 family peptidase yields MRFPHLSGDRLCFVAEDDLWVAPLDGPGRAWRVTVDRTKVSHPRFSPDGRHLAYTSWRSLVPEIQLAPVDGGPARRLTYWGNADTQVCGWSPPDAEGTCEILAVASHGEPFSYFTWAYSVPVDGGPGRKLPWGPVSDIAVADFDGERRTLLLTGTPPHEPAAWKRYRGGATGRLWLHGQRLLADLDGHLDSPMFVGDRIAFLSDHEGVGNLYSCLHDGSGLRRHTDHDAFYARHASSDGDRVVYQCAGQVWIVDDLAADARPRRLDVRLGGPRAGRRPYQVPAAQHVDGISVDETGRAGAVVVRGSLYWLTHRDGPARTIADTPGVRVRLPEMLGSGGQVAYVTDAEGEDAVEIAYLPRATGAREPRRLAAGELGRVLELVSDPKGERLAIASHDGRLLLLTVGENDEGSEEDEGAVTELVRSVNGPVRDLAFSPDGTWLTWSHPGIGRTLRQIKLARIDGPGARTVVDVTNGRFEDENPVFTRDGRFLAFLSWRGFDPVYDVHTGDLSFPLGCRPYLVPLSSATPSPFALTPEGRPAAGGLDEEGGGDGGAGAGTVTVETEGLESRVTPFPVTASKYSALYPVAGGGLVWLRWPISGALGETFANPDDTSGRPTLEHFNLSKAKKSELVDHLDWFAPSGDGSRLVVVDEGELRAVPSTEPGDGDSTVWIDLRRILHEVDPAAEWRQAYAEAGRLIHAYFWEPGMCGIDWPGVLDQYRPLVERVASPDEFADLLREVLGELGTSHAYVVAARRNEGPPHYQRPQGLLGANFACREGNWLLKRILPGDSSDSKARSPLAGTGIREGARLTHVDGRPVDPVTGPFPLLAGAGGTTVELTFTPAEGSGSVGSSGGAGGSEGSGCSRRVAVVPLVDERPLRYQDWVAKRRAVVRELSGGRCGYLHIPDMGGSGWAQFNRDLRMEVSRPALIVDVRGNAGGHISELVIEKLTRTIMGWDLTRNAQPVSYTSNAPRGPVVALADEMTSSDGDMITAAFKLLKLGPVVGLRTWGGVVGMTGRHELGDGSVITVPMNAAWFDAYGWSVENHGVCPDLEVLRTPLDWAEGRHAQLDDAVRLALDLLALHPAATPPPYTDLPDRSRPRLPPRP; encoded by the coding sequence CTGCGGTTCCCGCATCTCAGCGGGGACCGGCTCTGCTTCGTCGCCGAGGACGATCTCTGGGTGGCGCCCCTCGACGGGCCCGGCCGTGCCTGGCGGGTGACCGTCGACCGGACCAAGGTCAGCCACCCGCGCTTCTCCCCCGACGGGCGGCATCTCGCGTACACGTCCTGGCGCAGTCTCGTGCCGGAGATCCAGCTGGCCCCGGTCGACGGCGGTCCGGCCCGGCGGCTCACCTACTGGGGCAACGCCGACACCCAGGTCTGCGGCTGGTCGCCCCCCGACGCGGAGGGCACCTGCGAGATCCTCGCCGTCGCCTCGCACGGTGAGCCCTTCTCCTACTTCACCTGGGCCTACAGCGTGCCGGTCGACGGCGGCCCCGGCCGCAAGCTCCCGTGGGGCCCGGTCTCCGACATCGCGGTCGCGGACTTCGACGGCGAGCGCAGGACGCTGCTCCTCACCGGTACGCCCCCGCACGAGCCCGCCGCCTGGAAGCGCTACCGCGGCGGCGCCACCGGGCGGCTCTGGCTGCACGGGCAGCGTCTCCTCGCCGACCTGGACGGGCATCTGGACTCGCCGATGTTCGTCGGCGACCGGATCGCCTTCCTCTCCGACCACGAGGGCGTCGGCAATCTGTACTCGTGCCTGCACGACGGCTCCGGGCTGCGGCGCCACACCGACCACGACGCCTTCTACGCCCGGCACGCGTCCAGCGACGGCGACCGGGTCGTCTACCAGTGCGCGGGTCAGGTGTGGATCGTCGACGACCTGGCCGCGGACGCCCGGCCCCGCCGCCTCGACGTACGGCTCGGCGGGCCGCGCGCGGGCCGCCGCCCCTACCAGGTGCCGGCCGCCCAGCACGTCGACGGGATCTCCGTGGACGAGACGGGCCGGGCCGGCGCGGTCGTCGTCCGCGGCAGCCTGTACTGGCTCACGCACCGCGACGGCCCGGCCCGCACCATCGCCGACACCCCGGGCGTCCGCGTCCGGCTGCCCGAGATGCTCGGCTCCGGCGGGCAGGTGGCGTACGTGACGGACGCGGAGGGCGAGGACGCCGTCGAGATCGCGTACCTGCCCCGCGCGACGGGCGCGCGCGAGCCCCGCCGGCTGGCCGCGGGGGAACTGGGCCGCGTCCTGGAACTCGTCTCCGACCCGAAGGGCGAACGGCTGGCGATCGCCTCGCACGACGGCCGACTGCTGCTGCTCACCGTGGGCGAGAACGACGAGGGGAGCGAGGAGGACGAGGGGGCGGTCACGGAGCTCGTGCGGTCCGTCAACGGGCCCGTGCGCGACCTCGCCTTCTCCCCCGACGGGACCTGGCTGACCTGGTCCCATCCGGGAATCGGCCGCACGCTCCGCCAGATCAAGCTGGCGCGGATCGACGGGCCGGGCGCCCGCACGGTCGTCGACGTCACCAACGGCCGCTTCGAGGACGAGAACCCGGTCTTCACCCGCGACGGCCGCTTCCTCGCCTTCCTCTCCTGGCGCGGCTTCGACCCGGTGTACGACGTCCACACCGGCGACCTCTCCTTCCCGCTGGGCTGCCGCCCGTACCTCGTACCGCTGTCCTCGGCGACCCCGTCCCCGTTCGCGCTGACCCCCGAGGGCCGTCCGGCGGCCGGCGGTCTGGACGAGGAGGGGGGTGGGGACGGGGGTGCGGGGGCCGGCACGGTGACCGTCGAGACCGAGGGGCTGGAGAGCCGGGTGACGCCGTTCCCGGTCACGGCCTCCAAGTACTCGGCGCTGTACCCGGTCGCGGGCGGCGGGCTCGTCTGGCTGCGCTGGCCGATCTCGGGGGCGCTCGGCGAGACGTTCGCGAACCCGGACGACACCAGCGGCCGGCCGACCCTGGAGCACTTCAACCTCTCCAAGGCGAAGAAGTCCGAACTCGTCGACCATCTCGACTGGTTCGCGCCCAGCGGCGACGGCAGCCGGCTCGTCGTGGTCGACGAGGGAGAACTGCGGGCCGTCCCGTCCACCGAGCCGGGTGACGGCGACTCGACCGTCTGGATCGATCTGCGCCGCATCCTGCACGAGGTCGACCCGGCCGCGGAATGGCGGCAGGCGTACGCCGAGGCGGGCCGCCTCATCCACGCGTACTTCTGGGAACCGGGCATGTGCGGCATCGACTGGCCGGGCGTGCTGGACCAGTACCGTCCGCTGGTCGAACGGGTCGCGTCCCCCGACGAGTTCGCGGACCTGCTCCGCGAGGTGCTGGGCGAACTGGGCACCTCGCACGCGTACGTGGTCGCCGCGCGCCGCAACGAGGGGCCGCCGCACTATCAGCGGCCCCAGGGCCTGCTGGGCGCCAACTTCGCCTGCAGGGAGGGCAATTGGTTGCTCAAACGCATCCTGCCCGGCGACTCCTCCGACTCCAAGGCGCGTTCCCCGCTGGCCGGTACGGGCATCCGCGAGGGCGCGCGGCTGACGCATGTGGACGGGCGGCCGGTGGACCCGGTCACCGGTCCGTTCCCGCTGCTCGCGGGGGCGGGCGGTACGACGGTGGAGCTGACGTTCACCCCGGCGGAGGGCTCGGGGAGCGTGGGAAGCTCGGGGGGCGCGGGAGGCTCGGAGGGCTCGGGGTGTTCGCGCCGGGTGGCGGTGGTCCCCCTCGTCGACGAGCGGCCGCTGCGCTACCAGGACTGGGTGGCGAAACGGCGTGCCGTGGTACGGGAGTTGAGTGGCGGCCGGTGCGGTTACCTGCACATCCCCGACATGGGCGGCTCGGGCTGGGCCCAGTTCAACCGCGATCTGCGCATGGAGGTGTCACGGCCCGCGCTCATCGTCGACGTACGCGGCAACGCGGGCGGCCACATCAGCGAACTGGTCATCGAGAAGCTCACCCGTACGATCATGGGCTGGGACCTGACCCGTAACGCGCAGCCGGTGTCGTACACGTCCAACGCCCCGCGCGGGCCCGTGGTCGCCCTCGCCGACGAGATGACCTCCTCGGACGGGGACATGATCACGGCGGCCTTCAAACTGCTGAAACTGGGGCCGGTGGTGGGGCTGCGCACGTGGGGCGGGGTGGTCGGGATGACCGGGCGCCATGAGCTGGGGGACGGGTCGGTCATCACGGTTCCGATGAACGCGGCGTGGTTCGACGCGTACGGGTGGTCCGTGGAGAACCACGGGGTCTGTCCTGATCTGGAGGTGCTGCGGACTCCGCTGGACTGGGCGGAGGGGCGGCATGCGCAGTTGGACGACGCGGTGCGGTTGGCGTTGGACCTCCTGGCCCTGCATCCGGCGGCCACGCCGCCGCCGTACACGGACCTTCCCGACAGGTCCCGGCCGCGCCTGCCGCCCCGACCCTGA